One stretch of Sus scrofa isolate TJ Tabasco breed Duroc unplaced genomic scaffold, Sscrofa11.1 Contig2026, whole genome shotgun sequence DNA includes these proteins:
- the LOC110258424 gene encoding olfactory receptor 4P4-like, translating to MENQRNISQFILLGLSYDQNIQTFCFVLFLFCYISLLVGNLLILISIRCSPLFNQPMYYFLIHLSSMDICYTSSVTPKLIGDLLWGRKNISYDNCMLQLFSMHFFGGIEIFILTAMAFDRYVAICKPLHYMIIMNRTKCNLLVLAAWAGGAVHSMPQLSMAIQLPFCGSNEIDHYFCDIFPLLKIACADTYITGILVVANSGMVALVTFVVLFVSYVIILFTLRNHSAEGRRKALSTCVSHITVVILFFGPSIFDYLRPPTTYPEDKVFALFYTIIAPMLNPLIYTLRNSEMKNAMRKVWCQRLFLKEP from the coding sequence ATGGAAAACCAGAGAAATATCTCACAGTTCATTCTTTTGGGACTTTCTTATGATcagaatatacaaacattttGCTTTGTGTTGTTCTTATTCTGTTACATTTCCCTGTTGGTAGGAAATCTTCTGATCCTTATATCCATTCGATGCAGTCCTCTTTTCAACCAACCAATGTACTATTTCCTTATCCATTTATCTTCCATGGACATCTGTTATACCTCTAGTGTTACACCCAAATTAATTGGCGACCTGCTATGggggagaaaaaatatttcttatgatAATTGCATGTTACAGCTCTTTTCTATGCACTTCTTTGGTGGTATTGAGATCTTCATTCTTACTGCCATGGCTTTTGATCGTTATGTTGCCATCTGCAAACCTCTCCATTACATGATTATCATGAACAGGACAAAATGCAATCTTCTAGTACTGGCTGCTTGGGCTGGTGGAGCAGTCCATTCCATGCCTCAATTGTCTATGGCAATACAGTTGCCTTTTTGTGGCTCTAATGAAATTGATCActatttctgtgatatctttcCTTTGCTTAAAATTGCTTGTGCTGATACTTACATCACTGGTATCCTCGTGGTTGCCAATTCAGGAATGGTTGCCTTAGTAACTTTTGTTGTCTTATTTGTTTCTTATGTTATTATACTATTTACCTTAAGAAATCACTCAGCTGAAGGAAGACGTAAAGCCCTCTCTACCTGTGTGTCTCATATCACCGTGGTCATCTTATTTTTTGGACCTTCAATTTTTGATTACCTTAGACCTCCTACTACTTACCCTGAGGATAAAGTATTTGCACTCTTTTACACCATCATTGCCCCTATGCTCAATCCCTTAATCTATACACTGAGAAATTCAGagatgaaaaatgccatgagaaAAGTTTGGtgtcaaagattatttttaaaggaaccatGA